A single region of the Legionella oakridgensis ATCC 33761 = DSM 21215 genome encodes:
- a CDS encoding YggT family protein — protein sequence MTGLANVGHFLFSLFFSLLTFFLWARIALRYLRVSALHPVSQAIFTLTNPIIAPLERLFPQKRPPRYDWAAFTILVILELIKFVLMGLIFLGIIMPITYLLAYTLADLIIQPCNLLFYAIVIRVVMSWVNPGWRHPAADFLYLITEPLFRIGRRIIPDISGFDFSPFIMMVILKVITLFISGLLPLRLI from the coding sequence ATGACCGGATTAGCCAATGTTGGACATTTCCTGTTCTCCCTGTTTTTCAGCCTGTTAACTTTCTTTTTATGGGCCCGCATTGCATTACGATACCTTCGTGTCAGTGCCTTACACCCGGTAAGCCAAGCCATTTTCACACTTACTAATCCAATTATTGCCCCACTGGAGCGTCTTTTTCCGCAAAAACGCCCACCGCGCTATGACTGGGCCGCCTTTACCATTTTGGTTATTTTAGAACTTATAAAGTTTGTTTTGATGGGACTAATTTTTTTAGGAATTATCATGCCAATAACTTATTTATTGGCATACACCCTTGCTGATCTCATTATACAACCCTGCAACCTGCTTTTTTATGCCATCGTTATTCGAGTCGTTATGAGTTGGGTTAACCCAGGATGGCGTCATCCTGCTGCTGATTTTTTATACCTCATCACCGAACCCTTATTTCGTATAGGTCGTCGCATCATTCCAGATATTTCTGGCTTCGATTTTTCTCCTTTTATCATGATGGTTATTCTAAAAGTCATTACTTTATTCATTAGTGGCCTATTGCCACTTCGTTTGATTTAA